From Desulfosalsimonas propionicica, the proteins below share one genomic window:
- a CDS encoding DnaJ C-terminal domain-containing protein, translating to MAQKDYYKILGVDKSASQEDIKKAYRKLAMKYHPDHSSGSKENEEKFKEISEAYAVLSDPEKRKQYDTYGDEDFRQRYSQDDIFRDVDLGDILREFGFGGGGGGSFFSFGGGRGRSGQKGRFSFDPESMFGFGDAAGGRQQQGMEAKGRDVETELPLTLQEIATGVTKTVSVQTPSGKTETLTVKIPKGLIDGKKVRLAGRGQPSPYGGPSGDMYIRSKIVADRVFSNEGFDIYVNRDIRLTEALLGTSVTVPTVDGGQINMKIPPGAQPKSKLRVAGRGLPHMRGSGRGDMYVVVNVKMPKKLSKKQKELVDSLAETGL from the coding sequence ATGGCCCAGAAGGATTATTACAAAATACTCGGCGTGGACAAAAGCGCATCCCAGGAGGATATCAAAAAGGCCTACCGCAAGCTGGCCATGAAATATCATCCGGACCACTCCTCGGGCTCCAAGGAAAACGAGGAAAAGTTCAAGGAGATCAGCGAGGCCTATGCCGTGCTCAGTGATCCGGAAAAGCGCAAGCAGTATGACACTTACGGGGACGAGGACTTCCGGCAGCGCTACAGCCAGGATGACATTTTCCGGGATGTGGATCTCGGAGATATTCTCCGGGAGTTCGGCTTCGGCGGCGGCGGCGGCGGATCGTTTTTCTCTTTTGGCGGCGGCCGGGGCAGAAGCGGGCAAAAGGGCCGGTTTTCCTTTGATCCGGAAAGCATGTTTGGTTTCGGCGATGCCGCAGGCGGCCGGCAGCAGCAGGGCATGGAGGCCAAGGGCAGAGACGTTGAAACCGAGCTGCCCCTGACCCTGCAGGAAATCGCCACCGGCGTGACAAAAACCGTTTCCGTGCAGACGCCTTCGGGCAAAACCGAGACCCTGACCGTGAAAATTCCCAAGGGCTTGATTGACGGCAAAAAGGTGCGCCTGGCCGGAAGGGGCCAGCCCAGTCCCTATGGGGGTCCGTCCGGGGACATGTATATCCGCTCCAAAATTGTTGCCGACCGGGTGTTTTCCAACGAGGGATTTGACATCTACGTCAACCGCGACATCAGGCTCACAGAGGCCCTGCTGGGCACAAGCGTGACCGTTCCCACCGTGGACGGCGGGCAGATCAATATGAAAATACCCCCGGGCGCCCAGCCCAAAAGCAAACTCCGGGTGGCCGGCAGGGGCCTGCCCCACATGCGCGGCAGCGGCCGGGGCGACATGTACGTGGTGGTCAACGTGAAAATGCCCAAAAAGCTGAGCAAAAAGCAAAAAGAGCTGGTGGATTCCCTGGCAGAAACCGGGCTTTGA
- the hpt gene encoding hypoxanthine phosphoribosyltransferase encodes MPELLPVLSKEEIQEKVARLGQQISADYKDEQLVLIGVLKGAFVFMADLVRSIHLPVEIDFITASSYGHCDHSSGDVQVQDDLRIDIRDKHVLIIEDILDTGLTIQRLIACLSCHQPRSIRVCACIDKTERRQTDLRPDYWCHRAQQGFLVGYGLDYAEQYRQLPAIYHLQFSASEGKK; translated from the coding sequence ATGCCTGAACTGCTACCTGTCCTGAGCAAAGAAGAGATCCAGGAAAAAGTTGCCCGCCTGGGGCAGCAAATTTCAGCCGACTATAAAGATGAACAATTGGTGTTAATCGGAGTGTTAAAAGGCGCATTTGTTTTCATGGCCGACCTTGTGCGGTCTATTCACCTCCCGGTGGAGATTGATTTTATCACCGCCTCGAGCTACGGCCATTGTGATCACTCCTCCGGGGATGTCCAGGTGCAGGATGACCTGCGAATCGACATAAGGGACAAGCATGTACTGATCATCGAGGATATTCTGGACACCGGTCTGACCATTCAGCGGCTGATTGCCTGCCTATCCTGCCACCAGCCCAGAAGTATCCGGGTGTGCGCTTGTATTGACAAGACAGAGCGCAGGCAGACCGACCTTCGCCCGGATTATTGGTGTCACCGCGCGCAACAAGGATTTCTTGTGGGTTATGGCCTGGATTATGCCGAGCAATACAGGCAGTTGCCCGCCATCTATCATTTACAATTTTCAGCCAGCGAGGGGAAAAAATGA
- a CDS encoding zinc-ribbon domain-containing protein — MIVTCEACGTSYKVKSSMIRPSGSTVRCSRCQHVFVAYPAVSESQFAKPSEKQAETPPPEADFSHPGSATFLADAAETEKQLDAFFAEDFEAEPSGRPSEAENVDVPPRKQDADFPSPRSGSLFETAPGAGPDLETHETADFREADSFELDFPDFSEDSPDQIYMGDLEYDTEMSFSALEETANLDFSDLEQDADLELSNLEKQTETADFSFTDLEAEAGPDLAETSTAPQPAAAPLEPEDHPEDEPELDFSVLEADTELDFSDSGDEADMDLSDLEPGSDPAFAEPGAEAAGDYDAVLDLSGHTVDAQGGEGFPDADEQEVDFDSVQEDFDFDLDEDFPDILSEPEPDFSDSEAQADLDLSDLEADGGKDFGSFQPETTAESDAELTFSDLTANAEMQPEFEPQEQSPVDEEPDEETLEISDFTLEAGELDATLGSLPEEEADALELEPEPEPEPEPEPEPEQGADAELNFSDLIADTEIQPAFEQEQGQEQEQEQEQAAFADEEPMEISEFAQGAGSDEETGTSFETAQEEFDLDLDTFELNLDEDASLEDRQGSGFEGPGEKKTKAETEEMTSKEYKSGETEEDLFDLELDFDFEESPEQTDAGADKDADEDLDLNLDFAEEESDAPAAPAEPGPVEPDKEKKSESRGVYEVSLELGDSGQEDDDEDDFLADLDLDFDETPDDAAGEVFQQAPAEAAAEEKPQAPGPDSDPDSDLELDLTMDTGEDAVTDFSPEKQQDAPVQEDFDLDLEDETSQADAEDFSLELDAPGTLDKAEAQSRAGAAEDRQAGMPEKDQADAEGFADLDLDLAEDMDSASAATEEDDFELNLETMFAEDDEDELVDEKSVSLEAVDAETEEVGEDDDFAETEAEGETVFFSGVTEDAQSPDQDLAEDSVFDEEPAGYAAGGFQPGGARKKPVWKILLLLVILAAAAAGAYVYYYGLPMENSGSPDPGNQKIAVSDPSYQFMDNQSAGEILVITGSITNRYGHARQNIRVEAGVYDQQGTRMDETAVICGNTLTQQQLRNLDPGEIRQALGRTATVANQSPVVQAGGNLPFMAVFANPPDGIAELTVDALSSEKS, encoded by the coding sequence ATGATCGTCACCTGTGAGGCTTGCGGCACGAGTTATAAAGTCAAGTCCAGCATGATCCGCCCGTCAGGATCCACGGTGAGATGTTCCAGATGCCAGCATGTTTTTGTGGCCTATCCAGCCGTATCGGAATCGCAGTTTGCAAAACCTTCTGAAAAACAAGCAGAAACCCCGCCGCCAGAGGCTGATTTTTCCCATCCCGGCAGCGCCACGTTTCTTGCCGATGCTGCTGAAACCGAAAAGCAGCTGGATGCTTTTTTTGCAGAAGATTTTGAGGCGGAGCCTTCCGGCCGACCCTCTGAGGCTGAAAACGTTGATGTCCCGCCCCGGAAACAAGATGCGGATTTCCCGTCTCCCCGGTCCGGGTCTTTGTTTGAAACCGCCCCGGGTGCCGGGCCTGATTTGGAAACCCATGAAACCGCCGACTTTCGGGAGGCGGACTCCTTTGAACTCGATTTTCCGGATTTTTCCGAGGACAGCCCGGATCAAATCTATATGGGGGATCTGGAATACGACACTGAGATGAGTTTCTCGGCCCTGGAAGAAACCGCGAATCTTGACTTTTCAGACCTGGAACAAGACGCTGATCTGGAGCTTTCAAACCTGGAAAAGCAGACAGAAACAGCTGATTTTTCTTTCACGGATCTGGAGGCTGAAGCCGGCCCGGATCTGGCTGAGACTTCCACGGCGCCTCAGCCGGCCGCGGCCCCCCTGGAGCCGGAAGATCACCCGGAAGATGAGCCGGAACTCGACTTTTCAGTCCTTGAAGCGGACACGGAGTTGGATTTTTCTGATTCCGGTGATGAAGCCGATATGGACCTCTCTGATCTGGAGCCCGGATCCGACCCTGCCTTTGCCGAACCCGGGGCTGAAGCCGCAGGTGATTATGATGCGGTCCTGGATCTATCCGGCCACACAGTTGACGCGCAGGGCGGAGAGGGTTTTCCGGATGCAGACGAACAGGAAGTTGATTTTGATAGCGTGCAGGAAGACTTTGATTTTGATCTGGATGAAGATTTTCCGGACATCTTGTCCGAGCCGGAGCCGGATTTTTCAGATTCTGAGGCGCAGGCGGATTTGGATCTTTCTGACCTGGAAGCTGATGGGGGTAAGGATTTTGGGTCTTTTCAACCCGAGACCACTGCAGAATCCGATGCAGAACTCACTTTTTCCGACCTGACGGCCAACGCCGAAATGCAGCCGGAATTTGAGCCGCAGGAGCAGTCCCCTGTTGATGAAGAACCAGATGAAGAAACATTGGAAATTTCAGATTTCACGCTGGAGGCGGGCGAACTTGATGCCACTTTGGGCTCCCTCCCCGAGGAGGAGGCGGATGCTCTGGAGTTGGAACCGGAACCGGAACCGGAACCGGAGCCGGAACCGGAGCCGGAGCAGGGAGCGGATGCGGAGCTAAATTTTTCCGACCTGATTGCCGATACTGAAATTCAGCCGGCATTTGAACAGGAACAGGGGCAGGAGCAGGAGCAGGAGCAGGAGCAGGCAGCATTTGCTGATGAAGAACCAATGGAGATTTCCGAGTTTGCCCAGGGTGCCGGAAGCGACGAAGAAACGGGAACTTCCTTTGAGACTGCGCAGGAAGAATTTGACCTGGATTTGGATACATTTGAGCTGAATCTGGACGAAGACGCGTCCCTGGAAGATCGGCAGGGTTCTGGTTTTGAGGGTCCCGGGGAAAAAAAAACCAAGGCGGAAACAGAGGAAATGACCAGCAAGGAATATAAATCCGGGGAAACCGAAGAAGATCTGTTTGATCTGGAACTCGACTTTGATTTTGAGGAAAGCCCTGAGCAGACTGATGCCGGTGCTGACAAGGATGCGGACGAAGATCTGGACCTGAACCTGGACTTTGCAGAGGAAGAATCGGATGCCCCCGCAGCCCCGGCTGAACCAGGGCCGGTGGAGCCGGATAAGGAAAAAAAATCCGAATCGCGCGGGGTCTATGAGGTGAGCCTGGAACTGGGCGACTCTGGTCAGGAAGATGATGACGAGGATGATTTCCTGGCAGATCTGGACCTGGATTTTGACGAAACCCCGGATGATGCCGCTGGTGAAGTTTTCCAACAAGCTCCGGCCGAGGCGGCTGCTGAAGAAAAACCACAGGCACCCGGGCCGGATTCTGACCCGGACTCAGACCTGGAGCTGGATTTAACCATGGATACGGGTGAAGACGCGGTTACGGATTTTTCACCTGAAAAACAACAAGACGCCCCGGTGCAGGAGGATTTTGATCTGGACCTGGAAGATGAGACGTCCCAGGCTGATGCCGAAGATTTCTCACTTGAACTCGATGCGCCCGGCACCCTGGACAAGGCTGAAGCACAAAGCCGGGCCGGGGCGGCCGAAGACCGGCAAGCCGGGATGCCGGAAAAAGATCAAGCAGACGCCGAAGGCTTTGCTGACCTGGACCTGGATTTGGCAGAAGACATGGATTCTGCCTCTGCCGCCACAGAAGAAGATGACTTTGAACTGAACCTGGAAACCATGTTTGCTGAAGACGATGAGGATGAACTCGTAGACGAAAAAAGCGTTTCCCTGGAGGCTGTGGACGCAGAAACCGAGGAGGTCGGAGAAGACGACGATTTTGCGGAAACAGAGGCAGAAGGGGAAACCGTTTTCTTTTCAGGTGTGACGGAAGATGCCCAAAGCCCGGATCAGGACCTGGCAGAAGACAGTGTTTTTGATGAGGAGCCCGCCGGTTATGCAGCAGGCGGTTTTCAGCCCGGGGGCGCACGGAAAAAACCGGTCTGGAAAATACTGCTGTTACTGGTGATCCTGGCTGCGGCCGCTGCCGGGGCATATGTTTATTATTACGGGCTTCCCATGGAAAATTCGGGATCCCCGGATCCCGGAAATCAGAAAATTGCGGTTTCCGACCCCTCCTACCAGTTCATGGACAATCAAAGCGCCGGCGAAATCCTGGTGATCACCGGCAGTATCACCAACCGCTATGGCCATGCCCGCCAAAATATCCGGGTGGAAGCCGGCGTGTATGATCAACAGGGCACCCGCATGGACGAAACCGCTGTCATTTGCGGCAACACCCTGACACAGCAGCAGCTCCGGAATCTTGATCCCGGAGAAATCCGTCAGGCCCTTGGCAGGACTGCAACTGTCGCCAACCAGTCCCCGGTGGTGCAGGCCGGAGGCAATCTGCCCTTTATGGCCGTGTTTGCCAATCCCCCTGATGGGATAGCCGAGCTGACCGTGGATGCACTTTCGTCTGAAAAGTCGTAA
- a CDS encoding DUF1992 domain-containing protein, with translation MIVTGFEKIVEERIRAAQRNGEFDNLKGAGKPLDHEDYSRIPDELRLAYKILKNADCLPPEVELRNEIIRTETLLSTMEDEALRYKTMKKLNYMILKLNTLRGGSVIFEVPQQYEHQLVEHLSASSKAGGDAKDGKNGR, from the coding sequence ATGATTGTTACCGGATTTGAAAAGATTGTTGAAGAACGCATCCGTGCCGCCCAGCGAAACGGGGAATTCGACAACCTCAAGGGCGCCGGAAAACCTCTGGATCATGAAGATTACAGCCGAATCCCCGATGAACTGCGCCTTGCCTACAAAATTTTAAAAAATGCGGACTGCCTGCCCCCGGAAGTTGAACTGCGAAACGAGATCATCCGTACTGAAACCCTGCTTTCCACCATGGAAGACGAAGCCCTTCGCTACAAGACCATGAAAAAACTCAATTACATGATCTTAAAACTCAATACATTAAGGGGCGGATCCGTGATTTTCGAAGTCCCCCAGCAGTATGAGCACCAGCTCGTGGAACACCTTTCCGCCAGCTCAAAAGCCGGGGGTGATGCCAAAGACGGAAAAAACGGGCGCTGA
- a CDS encoding SHOCT domain-containing protein, whose protein sequence is MPIFQNRENPDSVMKGVFIAYFILLFHVALLGLVGIVVLFFTGILNYLPWILLGGVVMFVGCGYMVLRYVRKKSRSMVQVLGMPEFRGKNIEVNVMGGLASFKIQDTNSESSAGSRHLESGGPSRLLTHTDGEKRQKLESLAEMRDNRIITPEEFERAKQRLLDQ, encoded by the coding sequence ATGCCCATATTCCAAAACAGAGAAAATCCCGACAGCGTCATGAAGGGCGTGTTTATCGCCTATTTCATCCTGCTTTTCCACGTGGCCCTGCTGGGGCTGGTGGGAATCGTGGTGCTGTTTTTCACCGGAATTCTCAATTATCTTCCCTGGATTTTGCTGGGGGGTGTGGTGATGTTTGTTGGCTGCGGGTACATGGTGCTGCGCTATGTCCGGAAAAAAAGCCGTTCCATGGTTCAGGTGCTGGGCATGCCCGAGTTTCGGGGCAAAAATATCGAAGTAAACGTGATGGGCGGCCTGGCTTCATTTAAAATCCAGGACACGAATTCGGAATCATCAGCAGGCAGCCGGCATCTGGAATCCGGCGGGCCGTCGCGGCTGCTGACCCATACAGATGGTGAAAAACGCCAAAAGCTTGAGTCACTGGCTGAAATGCGTGACAACCGGATCATTACCCCTGAAGAGTTTGAAAGGGCCAAACAGCGGCTGCTGGACCAATAA
- a CDS encoding D-alanine--D-alanine ligase family protein gives MSKKIHVALLSGGTSGEREISQKGGDHVYQALDKDRYTVARYDPRTDLSRLVADARAIDVALVILHGAPGEDGTIQGLLDLLEIPYQCPGVMSSAIAMNKVVSKFFYEKAGIAVPAWESSRRGEPVDAKAVMDRLGLPLVVKPASGGSSLGMSIVRSPEAFDAALEAAHACDDMVLLEQYLQGTEITGGVLGNQDLEALPLVEIVPLKDHEFFDFNAKYLAGETDEICPARLDPDLARQGRDLALAAHRALFCTGYSRTDMILSSGRLWVLETNTIPGMTPVSLLPLAASKAGMNYSQLLDRLIGLALEKNAGC, from the coding sequence ATGAGCAAAAAAATTCATGTTGCCCTGCTTTCCGGCGGAACGTCGGGGGAAAGGGAGATTTCACAAAAAGGCGGCGACCATGTATACCAGGCCCTGGACAAAGACCGGTATACGGTTGCCAGATATGATCCACGCACCGATCTCTCCCGCCTGGTTGCCGATGCCCGGGCCATTGACGTGGCCCTGGTGATTCTCCACGGCGCCCCGGGCGAGGACGGCACCATTCAGGGGCTGCTGGACCTGCTGGAGATCCCCTACCAGTGCCCCGGGGTCATGAGCAGCGCCATTGCCATGAACAAGGTGGTTTCCAAATTTTTTTACGAAAAAGCCGGCATTGCCGTGCCGGCCTGGGAATCCAGTCGCAGGGGCGAGCCCGTGGATGCAAAGGCGGTCATGGACCGGCTGGGCCTGCCCCTGGTGGTCAAGCCGGCAAGCGGGGGTTCGAGTCTGGGCATGAGCATCGTGCGCTCGCCGGAGGCCTTTGACGCTGCCCTGGAGGCCGCCCATGCATGCGATGATATGGTTCTTCTGGAGCAATACCTGCAGGGAACCGAGATCACCGGCGGGGTTTTGGGCAACCAGGACCTGGAGGCCCTGCCTTTGGTGGAAATCGTGCCATTAAAGGATCATGAGTTTTTTGATTTCAATGCCAAGTACCTGGCCGGAGAAACCGACGAGATTTGCCCGGCCCGGCTGGATCCGGATCTGGCCCGCCAGGGCCGCGACCTTGCCCTGGCCGCCCACAGGGCCCTTTTTTGCACCGGATACAGCCGAACGGACATGATTTTGAGCAGCGGCCGGCTGTGGGTGCTGGAAACCAACACCATCCCGGGCATGACCCCGGTAAGCCTGCTGCCCCTGGCGGCATCAAAGGCGGGCATGAACTACAGTCAACTGCTTGACCGGTTAATCGGCCTGGCCCTGGAGAAAAACGCGGGCTGTTGA
- the purD gene encoding phosphoribosylamine--glycine ligase: MNILIVGSGGREHALAWKIAQSPEADQIFCAPGNAGIAEVATCVDIAADAIDELVAFAGQNRIDLTVVGPEGPLSAGITDAFEAAGLAVFGPSAAAAEIEASKTYAKGLMEKYGIPTARGRAFSDPEKARKYIRTMEEPIVVKADGLAAGKGVVICSTRKQAQDTVKQMIQDKIFGDAGKTVVIEECLTGEEASFIAFTDGTHIVPLPASQDHKRVYDGDRGSNTGGMGAYSPAPVVDAVMQQKIMDQIMRPAVRAMAAEGRPYKGVLYAGLMIDKDKIRVVEFNCRFGDPETQPLMMRLKSDIVPLLRAVVHGGLDKCRIQIDPRPAVCVVMAAGGYPGSYAKGAGISGLANVRRMKDVAAFHAGTAAKNNEIVTAGGRVLGVTALGDDIVKAISRAYKAVEKISWKNVHFRTDIGAKAKKRLSAAPAVGIIMGSDSDLPVMSAAADLLKRFDIPYELTVASAHRTPERAGEFAETARKRGIRVIIAGAGHAAHLAGAMAAHTTVPIIGVPIDSSALSGFDALLSTVQMPPGVPVATMAVGKPGAKNAAVLAAQILALSDPGLEARMVSYKSAMADEVNAKARSLEG, from the coding sequence ATGAATATCCTGATTGTCGGCAGCGGCGGAAGAGAGCATGCACTGGCCTGGAAAATCGCTCAAAGCCCGGAAGCAGACCAGATTTTCTGCGCCCCGGGCAACGCGGGCATTGCGGAAGTGGCAACCTGTGTGGATATTGCCGCTGATGCAATCGATGAACTGGTGGCCTTTGCCGGGCAAAACCGGATCGATTTGACCGTGGTGGGTCCGGAAGGCCCTTTGTCGGCCGGGATCACAGATGCGTTTGAGGCCGCCGGGCTGGCCGTGTTCGGCCCGTCTGCTGCGGCCGCTGAAATTGAGGCCAGCAAAACCTACGCCAAGGGGCTCATGGAAAAATACGGGATTCCCACGGCCCGGGGCCGGGCATTTTCTGATCCGGAAAAGGCGCGCAAATACATCCGGACCATGGAAGAGCCCATTGTTGTCAAGGCCGACGGTCTGGCTGCGGGCAAAGGGGTTGTCATCTGCAGCACGCGCAAACAGGCCCAGGATACGGTCAAACAGATGATCCAGGACAAGATTTTCGGGGATGCGGGAAAAACCGTGGTCATCGAGGAGTGTCTCACCGGCGAGGAAGCCTCGTTTATCGCGTTTACAGACGGTACCCATATTGTGCCCCTGCCGGCCTCCCAGGATCACAAAAGAGTCTACGACGGAGACAGGGGATCCAATACCGGCGGCATGGGCGCTTATTCCCCTGCTCCGGTGGTCGATGCGGTCATGCAGCAAAAGATCATGGACCAGATCATGCGCCCGGCGGTCCGGGCCATGGCCGCAGAGGGCCGCCCCTACAAGGGGGTTTTGTACGCCGGCCTGATGATTGACAAAGACAAGATCCGGGTGGTGGAGTTTAACTGCCGGTTCGGGGACCCGGAAACCCAGCCCCTGATGATGCGGCTCAAAAGCGATATCGTGCCCCTGCTCCGCGCCGTAGTCCATGGCGGCCTGGACAAATGCCGCATTCAAATCGATCCCCGGCCTGCGGTGTGCGTGGTCATGGCCGCGGGCGGATACCCCGGGTCCTATGCCAAAGGCGCCGGGATCAGCGGCCTGGCCAATGTCCGGCGGATGAAGGACGTGGCGGCCTTTCATGCCGGAACAGCCGCCAAAAACAACGAAATTGTCACCGCAGGCGGCCGGGTTCTCGGGGTGACGGCCCTGGGAGATGACATTGTCAAGGCCATATCCCGGGCCTATAAAGCGGTGGAAAAAATTTCCTGGAAAAATGTTCACTTTCGCACCGACATCGGGGCAAAAGCCAAAAAGCGATTGTCCGCGGCCCCGGCTGTTGGCATCATCATGGGCAGTGATTCGGATCTGCCGGTGATGAGCGCGGCCGCTGACCTGCTCAAGCGCTTTGATATTCCCTATGAACTCACCGTGGCCTCGGCCCACCGGACCCCGGAACGGGCCGGGGAGTTTGCCGAAACCGCCCGCAAAAGGGGCATCCGGGTGATCATTGCCGGCGCCGGCCATGCCGCGCATCTCGCCGGTGCCATGGCCGCCCACACCACTGTTCCCATCATCGGGGTGCCCATTGATTCTTCTGCCTTAAGCGGGTTTGATGCGCTTTTGTCCACGGTCCAGATGCCGCCGGGCGTGCCCGTGGCCACCATGGCCGTGGGAAAGCCGGGCGCCAAAAACGCCGCAGTGCTTGCCGCCCAGATCCTGGCCCTGTCTGATCCGGGCCTGGAAGCGCGGATGGTGTCCTACAAGTCGGCGATGGCAGACGAGGTCAACGCAAAGGCCCGGAGCCTTGAGGGATAA
- a CDS encoding L-threonylcarbamoyladenylate synthase, translating to MRDKARINLIDDRFPDPAVIEAAAACIRSGGLVIFPTRSLYGLGADALNPDAVDRVFAAKNRPAKNPISILISSRDLLENFVAEIPDAARRVMDQFWPGGITLVFRAAAGLPKNLTANTGTIGIRLPAHPAAAALARAAGTPVTATSANTANAPGARRVSEISDPVARAAGMILDAGPLAAGSGSTILDVTCDPPVILRQGAVSEARLLDLLPVSVGPKPGAQIKGVKS from the coding sequence TTGAGGGATAAAGCCCGCATCAACCTCATCGACGACCGGTTCCCGGACCCGGCTGTTATAGAGGCGGCAGCCGCTTGTATCCGCAGCGGAGGGCTGGTGATTTTTCCCACCCGGAGCCTTTACGGCCTGGGTGCTGACGCCTTAAACCCGGATGCCGTGGACCGGGTGTTTGCTGCCAAGAACCGGCCGGCAAAAAATCCGATTTCCATTCTCATCAGCAGCCGGGATCTGCTTGAAAACTTTGTTGCAGAAATTCCCGATGCCGCCCGCAGGGTAATGGACCAGTTCTGGCCCGGCGGCATCACCCTGGTTTTCCGGGCAGCGGCGGGACTGCCGAAAAATCTTACGGCAAACACCGGCACCATCGGCATCCGCCTGCCCGCCCATCCGGCTGCCGCAGCCCTTGCGCGGGCCGCGGGCACCCCGGTTACCGCCACCAGCGCCAATACCGCAAATGCCCCGGGAGCCCGGCGCGTGTCTGAAATTTCAGATCCGGTTGCCCGGGCAGCCGGCATGATCCTGGATGCCGGGCCCCTGGCCGCGGGTTCCGGTTCCACAATTTTGGACGTGACTTGTGACCCGCCTGTGATTCTGCGCCAGGGCGCGGTGTCAGAAGCCCGGTTACTGGATCTGCTGCCGGTATCTGTCGGCCCGAAACCGGGCGCGCAAATAAAAGGAGTAAAATCATGA
- a CDS encoding nicotinate phosphoribosyltransferase produces MNASQRKLAEGVLYTDMYELTMAQLYFRMGMHEMNAHFEHFFRNYPDYGSHQAGYCINAGLEWFADWVEEACFGDAEIECLRNQKQRSGKPMFDDDFLGWLRQQCLRDHFTIQAVPEGRVVHPNVPLTVVQGPLALAQIMESSLLNRINFQTLIATKAARVREAGCRRMMIEFGLRRAQDRGGNAGTRAAMIGGADFSSNTGISYALGYPAKGTHAHSMVQAFMALGEGELAAFRAYSEVFPDDCLLLVDTINTLESGVPNAIKVFEELKKKGHKPLGIRLDSGDLAHLSIQAARMLNAAGFEDTVILLSNQLDEMVVWQIVSQIRDEARKYGLDPDHLINRLAYGVGTRLVTSRGQGALDGVYKLTALEKNQEWIPAIKVSETPEKIINPGFKNVWRIYNGLNHATADLMGMQDEDPDQMDPLELRHPSDREIRRTISRKDIDHIEPLLTDIIKDGRMVYEHPGIDEMRQVRDQDLDRLDSGVKRLVNPHIYHVSLTPRLWQLKRELVEKRGQIR; encoded by the coding sequence ATGAATGCCAGCCAGCGAAAGCTTGCCGAAGGCGTGCTTTATACGGATATGTATGAACTGACCATGGCCCAGCTGTATTTCCGCATGGGCATGCACGAGATGAATGCCCATTTCGAGCATTTTTTCCGCAATTATCCGGATTACGGATCACACCAGGCCGGATACTGCATCAATGCGGGCCTGGAATGGTTTGCGGACTGGGTTGAGGAAGCCTGCTTCGGTGACGCGGAAATCGAGTGCCTGCGCAATCAAAAACAGCGCAGCGGAAAGCCCATGTTTGACGATGACTTTCTCGGCTGGCTCAGGCAGCAGTGCCTCCGGGATCATTTCACCATCCAGGCCGTGCCCGAAGGCCGGGTGGTGCATCCCAACGTGCCGCTCACCGTGGTGCAGGGCCCCCTGGCCCTGGCCCAGATCATGGAGTCCTCCCTGCTAAACCGCATCAATTTCCAGACCCTGATCGCCACCAAGGCCGCCCGGGTCCGGGAAGCGGGCTGCAGGCGGATGATGATCGAATTCGGGCTGCGCCGGGCACAGGACCGCGGGGGAAATGCCGGCACCCGGGCCGCAATGATCGGGGGCGCGGATTTTTCCTCTAACACGGGCATTTCTTATGCCCTGGGTTATCCGGCCAAGGGCACCCATGCCCACAGCATGGTCCAGGCGTTCATGGCCCTGGGCGAAGGCGAGCTGGCCGCGTTTCGGGCGTATTCGGAAGTGTTTCCAGACGACTGCCTTCTGCTGGTGGACACGATCAACACCCTTGAATCCGGAGTTCCCAACGCCATTAAGGTGTTTGAGGAGTTAAAGAAAAAAGGCCACAAACCCCTGGGCATCCGCCTGGATTCCGGTGATCTGGCCCATTTGTCCATCCAGGCCGCCAGGATGCTCAATGCCGCCGGGTTTGAAGACACGGTGATTCTGCTGAGCAATCAGCTCGATGAAATGGTGGTCTGGCAGATTGTCAGCCAGATCCGGGATGAGGCGCGCAAATACGGCCTGGACCCGGATCATCTCATCAACCGGCTGGCTTACGGCGTGGGCACCCGGCTGGTGACATCCAGGGGCCAGGGCGCCCTGGACGGGGTTTACAAGCTCACCGCCCTTGAAAAAAACCAGGAGTGGATTCCGGCCATCAAGGTTTCGGAAACTCCGGAAAAAATCATCAATCCCGGGTTTAAAAATGTCTGGCGCATTTACAACGGTCTTAATCATGCCACGGCCGATCTTATGGGAATGCAGGACGAGGACCCGGATCAGATGGATCCCCTGGAACTGCGCCATCCCAGCGACCGGGAAATCCGGCGCACCATTTCACGAAAAGACATTGATCACATCGAGCCCCTGCTCACAGATATCATCAAAGACGGCCGGATGGTCTATGAGCACCCCGGCATAGACGAAATGCGGCAGGTCCGGGACCAGGACCTGGATCGCCTGGATTCCGGTGTCAAGCGCCTGGTCAATCCCCATATCTACCACGTTTCCCTGACGCCCAGGCTGTGGCAGTTAAAACGCGAGCTTGTGGAAAAACGCGGACAGATCCGGTAG